In Methanofollis sp. UBA420, one DNA window encodes the following:
- a CDS encoding Ig-like domain-containing protein, with protein MSIQRFGILLFGVLFLFCAGTAAAEPQMHLQADTAWLVAGGDGTSAVTVMVTDDGGVPRAGQSIVLSCDPAQGTVSPSTLTTGADGTATATFRAGTRSGTATITATSEYRDENDVLQTVSSSCDQMIDHAAPYKLAALEYESEITVGSTTPIVLAMEDRYGNRVDARKEAETVRFQVGSPGGLAGISDGSGYRDDVVLPVDGNGDVRADFRADQTAGENIIYVSFPGTVAATTLTIYGLGNAVPASIACSVAPYADPIPWVPADGRSTFTLTYTLKDTHGNPAGARSITVVTDDEDDKPTTLTSNSDGQVMFTYGPRDSIRVVTITATSADDLSVTCSQTVEFTSTAPVNMVLSANPQSMPSRDVKDDMTAEVRAKVLDEKGNPVEGEMVTFSLSSINTAGYTATASPELVETSATTDKNGYAVVHFRPGAFTRDHNDPAYSGTATGTCDVAAVWGDVSHTLSLTWKNYPYLSVSTSVDPETVEVNGTVNVTLALKGDGWALQPDPIDVVLVVDRSGSMARTDSSGNVRITSAKAAASTFIDQMNPGRDRVGLVSFSSSTTLDNYLTDDFASVKSRLQSLQPNGATQLRRAIYEAVRMQQQQGRPGAVKAIIIMTDGDWNYDGSPIGHGTGYPESSSWAYTFSGSNLEPDHYRYYDGLGGTLLTGQKYVRTWSGGYYADYQYCIDGESTNQNMSRFASSNDVKLYAITFAYDPSSTVTETMTTMSTSTGGFYEHAPGGDELAEIYKRIAGDLKTEAGVDTMMDLSFENVQVNDAPVPGDDVFAYQYIPGVSTNIASWIENESGHYQVIPLHTEDQTTDWEDDRSLHFDIGTVKLNQTWTTSYTLKVLSGGNINVFGSGSTISFNGGAETLTLPDTFITAIPDLNKTGVKNATLDLGIPYQIGSRPVTDFLKVGWHLNYTGNYTATQRLSYSTDRGKTWTPFLTMVPRSTGEYDEQASLDVRSLAVGWYKIRVHATAPDAPDCIEYYPGEIQVGDIQSNKIRLE; from the coding sequence ATGTCGATACAACGTTTCGGAATACTCCTTTTTGGCGTGCTGTTCCTCTTCTGTGCCGGAACCGCTGCCGCGGAGCCCCAGATGCACCTTCAGGCCGACACTGCATGGCTTGTCGCCGGTGGTGACGGCACTTCGGCGGTCACGGTGATGGTGACCGACGACGGAGGGGTACCTCGTGCAGGGCAGAGCATCGTCCTCTCCTGTGATCCCGCACAGGGTACGGTGTCCCCGTCCACGCTGACGACAGGTGCTGACGGCACCGCCACGGCGACATTCAGGGCCGGGACGCGGAGCGGCACGGCGACGATCACGGCAACGTCCGAGTACCGTGACGAAAACGATGTTCTCCAGACCGTTTCGTCGTCCTGCGACCAGATGATAGACCACGCCGCCCCGTACAAACTTGCAGCCCTCGAGTACGAGAGCGAGATCACCGTCGGGTCCACGACGCCGATCGTCCTTGCCATGGAGGACCGGTACGGCAACCGCGTCGACGCCCGCAAGGAGGCAGAGACCGTCCGCTTCCAGGTCGGGTCGCCGGGTGGTCTGGCCGGAATATCCGACGGCAGTGGCTACCGTGATGATGTTGTCCTCCCTGTGGACGGGAACGGGGACGTGAGGGCCGACTTCAGGGCCGACCAGACGGCCGGCGAGAACATCATATACGTCTCCTTCCCGGGCACAGTCGCCGCCACCACACTCACTATCTATGGCCTCGGCAATGCCGTCCCAGCCTCGATCGCGTGCTCTGTCGCACCGTACGCCGACCCCATCCCCTGGGTCCCTGCCGACGGTAGGAGCACATTCACCCTCACCTATACCCTGAAGGACACCCATGGCAACCCTGCCGGGGCCCGATCGATCACTGTGGTCACCGACGATGAAGACGACAAACCGACGACCCTGACCTCGAACTCCGACGGCCAGGTCATGTTCACCTATGGGCCGCGGGATTCCATCCGCGTCGTGACGATCACGGCGACCTCGGCGGACGACCTCTCTGTGACCTGCTCGCAGACAGTCGAGTTCACGAGTACCGCCCCGGTGAACATGGTTCTTTCGGCAAATCCCCAGTCCATGCCAAGCCGGGACGTGAAAGATGACATGACTGCCGAGGTCAGGGCGAAGGTCCTGGACGAGAAAGGCAACCCTGTCGAGGGGGAAATGGTCACCTTTTCCCTTTCCAGTATCAATACGGCCGGCTATACTGCCACTGCATCCCCTGAACTGGTGGAGACGTCGGCGACCACGGATAAGAACGGTTATGCCGTCGTCCATTTCCGGCCGGGCGCCTTCACCCGCGATCACAATGACCCCGCCTACAGCGGCACGGCCACGGGGACATGCGACGTCGCCGCCGTGTGGGGTGACGTCAGCCACACCCTCTCTCTCACCTGGAAGAACTACCCCTATCTCTCGGTCTCCACATCTGTCGATCCCGAGACCGTCGAGGTGAATGGGACGGTGAACGTCACCCTCGCCCTCAAGGGCGATGGCTGGGCGTTGCAGCCCGACCCGATCGACGTGGTGCTCGTCGTCGACCGTTCGGGAAGCATGGCCCGGACGGACAGTTCGGGAAACGTCCGGATCACGAGTGCGAAGGCCGCTGCGTCCACTTTCATCGACCAGATGAACCCGGGCCGCGACCGCGTCGGCCTCGTCTCCTTCTCTTCGTCCACGACGCTGGACAATTATCTGACCGATGACTTCGCGTCGGTGAAGAGTCGCCTCCAGTCCCTTCAGCCGAATGGTGCCACCCAGCTGCGGCGGGCCATCTACGAGGCCGTACGGATGCAGCAACAACAGGGGCGGCCCGGGGCGGTGAAGGCGATAATCATCATGACCGACGGCGACTGGAACTATGACGGCAGCCCCATCGGCCATGGTACCGGCTACCCTGAGAGCTCGTCGTGGGCCTATACGTTCAGCGGCAGCAACCTTGAGCCCGACCACTACCGGTATTATGACGGCCTCGGCGGCACTCTCCTGACCGGGCAGAAATATGTACGGACATGGTCGGGCGGTTATTACGCCGACTATCAGTACTGCATCGACGGTGAATCGACCAACCAGAACATGTCGAGGTTCGCCTCTTCCAACGACGTGAAACTGTACGCCATCACCTTTGCCTACGACCCGAGCAGCACGGTCACCGAGACGATGACGACCATGTCCACCTCGACGGGTGGGTTCTACGAGCACGCCCCCGGCGGCGACGAACTCGCCGAGATCTACAAACGGATCGCCGGCGACCTCAAGACCGAGGCCGGCGTCGACACCATGATGGACCTCTCCTTCGAGAACGTCCAGGTGAACGACGCCCCTGTGCCGGGCGATGACGTCTTCGCCTACCAGTATATCCCCGGCGTCTCGACGAACATCGCGAGCTGGATCGAGAACGAGAGTGGCCACTATCAGGTCATCCCCCTCCACACCGAGGACCAGACGACCGACTGGGAGGACGACCGGAGCCTCCACTTCGATATCGGGACGGTCAAACTGAACCAGACCTGGACGACCTCATACACTCTCAAGGTGCTCAGCGGTGGGAACATCAATGTCTTCGGTTCGGGTTCGACGATCTCTTTCAATGGCGGTGCCGAGACTCTCACCCTTCCCGACACGTTCATCACCGCCATTCCCGACCTGAACAAAACAGGTGTCAAGAACGCGACTCTGGACCTCGGCATCCCCTACCAGATCGGTTCCAGGCCGGTCACCGACTTCCTGAAGGTGGGGTGGCACCTGAACTACACAGGCAACTATACGGCCACCCAGCGTCTCTCCTACTCCACCGACAGGGGGAAGACCTGGACTCCCTTCCTGACGATGGTGCCCCGGTCTACGGGGGAGTATGACGAGCAGGCGAGCCTCGATGTCCGCTCCCTTGCCGTCGGCTGGTACAAGATCCGTGTCCATGCGACGGCGCCCGACGCCCCCGACTGCATAGAGTACTACCCCGGTGAGATCCAGGTGGGCGACATCCAGTCCAACAAGATCAGGCTGGAATAA
- a CDS encoding carboxypeptidase regulatory-like domain-containing protein — protein sequence MVCKLRFLVIAVLALLLCGTAVQASTLVDVTVKDADDGAALKGATVYVDGSDEGTTNSRGEVSYRHSESSRYDLKVTKSGYKDWTERIDADDTSVTVRMDRSSLDLKITVYDADTFLPVSGVWVEITSKEDGERDSEKTDSTGLATFEVKANEDYSVEVEAKGYDLLQRDIEVDDEAEPVQFWLYPEGRFAFRVLDAKDHLPVVNATVKVGGTVRGTTGSDGFVTTVVDTDRRYLVEVTHPAYSDYRQEVSLQENAVRTDIFLSKSTYPVFISVYDAAKAPLAGASVSVDGKDVGVTDNYGRFSLESVVAGTHAIEVRAPGYVSWQGSCNSRDQKTDLVAELVPVSVPVAVIVGSPDHKALAGVAIGVDGAARGVTGADGILKLDLAPGSYNISGTLDGYKLTYLVQQVPIGSLGESCSLTMQPSGLPLGIIGVVAVILVLVAVAGVAVAGKIERPARRNHRPGRRGGF from the coding sequence ATGGTATGTAAACTACGTTTCCTGGTTATTGCCGTCCTTGCTCTCCTCCTCTGCGGCACTGCCGTGCAGGCGTCCACCCTCGTCGATGTGACGGTGAAGGACGCGGACGACGGCGCCGCCCTCAAAGGGGCGACGGTCTATGTCGACGGCAGCGACGAAGGCACCACGAACTCGCGCGGCGAAGTGTCCTACAGGCACTCGGAGTCCTCCCGCTATGACCTGAAGGTGACAAAGTCCGGCTACAAGGACTGGACTGAACGCATCGACGCCGACGACACCTCGGTGACCGTGCGGATGGACCGGAGTTCTCTTGACCTGAAGATCACCGTCTATGACGCCGACACCTTCCTCCCGGTCTCGGGCGTCTGGGTTGAGATCACCAGCAAGGAAGACGGTGAGAGAGACTCTGAAAAGACAGATTCGACAGGTCTTGCCACCTTCGAGGTGAAGGCGAACGAGGACTATTCTGTCGAGGTCGAGGCAAAGGGGTATGACCTGCTGCAGCGGGATATAGAGGTCGACGACGAGGCCGAACCCGTCCAGTTCTGGCTCTATCCCGAGGGCAGGTTCGCCTTTCGGGTGCTTGATGCCAAGGACCATCTTCCGGTCGTCAATGCCACGGTGAAGGTCGGCGGGACGGTGCGGGGGACAACAGGCAGCGACGGTTTCGTCACCACGGTCGTGGATACGGACAGGCGGTACCTCGTGGAGGTGACCCACCCGGCGTACAGCGACTACCGTCAGGAGGTGTCTCTCCAGGAGAATGCTGTCCGCACCGACATCTTCCTCTCGAAGTCCACGTACCCGGTCTTCATCTCGGTCTATGACGCCGCGAAGGCCCCGCTGGCCGGTGCGAGCGTCTCCGTCGACGGTAAAGACGTCGGTGTGACTGATAATTACGGACGGTTCAGCCTTGAGTCGGTGGTGGCGGGCACGCATGCCATCGAGGTCAGAGCTCCCGGCTATGTCTCCTGGCAGGGGTCGTGCAACTCCCGTGACCAGAAGACCGACCTTGTCGCCGAACTGGTGCCTGTCTCTGTTCCTGTTGCGGTCATCGTCGGGAGTCCCGACCACAAAGCCCTTGCCGGTGTGGCAATTGGCGTGGATGGGGCGGCCCGGGGCGTCACCGGGGCGGACGGGATCCTGAAACTCGACCTTGCGCCCGGCAGTTACAATATTTCTGGGACGCTGGACGGCTACAAACTCACATATCTGGTGCAGCAGGTCCCGATCGGTTCTCTGGGTGAGTCCTGCTCCCTCACGATGCAGCCTTCCGGCCTTCCCCTCGGCATCATTGGTGTGGTCGCGGTCATCCTTGTCCTGGTGGCGGTCGCCGGTGTGGCCGTGGCCGGGAAGATAGAGAGGCCTGCCCGCCGCAATCACAGGCCCGGGCGGCGTGGCGGTTTCTAA